Below is a window of Desulfovibrionales bacterium DNA.
TTTGCCGGCATCTACCAGGTGGCGGATATCCTTCAGGATATCTTCGATATCCCCGGGCTCTTCTCCTTTTTTGAAAAGGGTGAGCAGTTTGTCTAAAAAACCCTTATCCTCTTGATCCAAACCTATAAGTTCCTTTTTATTATAACTAGTCAGCCACTAAGACACAAAAACGCTAAGATTATATAATAATTCTGTGGTAGCGGTAAGATTTATGTCCATTCTTCGTGTCTTAGTGACTTCGTGGCTGAATGGTTTTTGCTTTCAGTGCCCGATATAGTTTAACAATTTATAGATAAGCTTGGCGGCCAGGAAGTCCGGGGCCACATTGCCCGGCTGAGGTGAAAGCTCAACGACGTCAAAGGCCAGAACATGCTTTTCCCGGGCAATATGCCGCAGAAGGAAGAGTAGATCGTACCAGCCCAGACCTCCCGGTTCAGGGGTGCCTACGGCCGGCATGATGGACGGGTCCAGGACATCGAGGTCTATAGTTATATAGACCTCGGGCAATAACCGGGTCAATAATTCCTGTAAGACCGCCTCTCGATCGGCCAGCACCGCGGGGGCATAAAATGGTTTAAGCCCGCTTCCCTTTATAAATACGGCCTCTTCACGGCTGAGAGAGCGTATCCCCACCTGTTCAATGGGATTATAGTCCATGGCCCGGCGCATAATACAGGCATGGCTAAAGGGGGTGTTTTGATAGGAATTTCTCAAATCGGCATGGGCGTCGAATTGTAATATGGAAAAAGATGGCTTATAGTCAAAAGCGGCTTTTATGGCTCCCAGGCTGACCGAGTGTTCGCCGCCAAGGACTACGACCGTTTTTCCCTGTTGCAGGAGTGGCAGGCAGGCTTCGTGGACAGCCTCTATCATGGCTTCGGGCGAGGAGGCGATAGGTTCCATCTCGCCTAATGTGGCAATGCCGGCTTCGCTTACGTCCTGATCAGTTTCTTCGTCGTAAAGCTCTAAAAAACGCGAGGCATTAATAATGGCCAGGGGCCCTTCGCGGGTGCCGCTCCGAAACGACGTGGTGCCGTCATAAGGAACCGGCACAATTACTGTTTTTGAGGATTCTAAGCGCGTTTTAGCGTCTTCTAATCCGCCGAAGTTAAAGCCGGTCATCTCCTTAAATGCTTATCTGCATCCTCTCATCACGCATAAAGTTTTCTACCTTGCGGATGATTTTCGGGAACTCCAGACCCCGTTCCAGATTCCTTATTTCTATCTTTTCAAGGCTAAACAATCTCTTGACATCTTCTATGGCCTTTTGTCCATTAAATTCCTTGCAGGAGAAGATATCCAGACTGAGATACCGTTTTTCCGGGAAGGTATGAATACTTATATGGCTTTCTGCAATGAGGACAAACCCCGAGATTCCCCAGTCCTCCGGCCTTACGCCGGAGTAACGGAATACATAGGGCGGCATTATCTTGGTCATCTCGATTTCTGCCGGATAGTTACTCAAAAAATCGTAGATATAGTTTATGTCCGTCAACTTATCCTGGTCAGAACCATATCCGTCCACCATCAGATGTTGTCCAAAGCCAAATTCTATATTTTCCAATTTGCATTACCTCCCCTAAAAAGTAATGTGTCCCTGCAAGGACCAACCTAAAAGATGGGCGGTGAAACCACCCACAATATTTTTGCTATGCCCTTCCCGATATTTTCCACACGATGTACCTTGCTGGCCTTAAAGTAAAAACAATCACCCTTATGTACCGTATGTTTGGCCTTATCCAGGTGGAGCATTACGGTTCCTGATAATACGAAGCCGAATTCTTCTCCTTCGTGCGAAATTTCCTCCCAGGTTTTTTCCCGGGGCGAAAGAGTAACCAGCACCGGGTCCATCAGACGATTTTGGGCCCCCGGCACAAGGAGTTCCACCCTTAAAGTGTCGGTGGAATCAGATGTGATAACCCTGCTGGATTTGGGATAAAACTCCTTTTCCGGCGACGCCTCTTTAAAAAAATCAGCCAGCTCCTCT
It encodes the following:
- the speB gene encoding agmatinase; translation: MTGFNFGGLEDAKTRLESSKTVIVPVPYDGTTSFRSGTREGPLAIINASRFLELYDEETDQDVSEAGIATLGEMEPIASSPEAMIEAVHEACLPLLQQGKTVVVLGGEHSVSLGAIKAAFDYKPSFSILQFDAHADLRNSYQNTPFSHACIMRRAMDYNPIEQVGIRSLSREEAVFIKGSGLKPFYAPAVLADREAVLQELLTRLLPEVYITIDLDVLDPSIMPAVGTPEPGGLGWYDLLFLLRHIAREKHVLAFDVVELSPQPGNVAPDFLAAKLIYKLLNYIGH
- the speD gene encoding adenosylmethionine decarboxylase; this translates as MENIEFGFGQHLMVDGYGSDQDKLTDINYIYDFLSNYPAEIEMTKIMPPYVFRYSGVRPEDWGISGFVLIAESHISIHTFPEKRYLSLDIFSCKEFNGQKAIEDVKRLFSLEKIEIRNLERGLEFPKIIRKVENFMRDERMQISI
- a CDS encoding cupin domain-containing protein, producing the protein MSLKIGEKLRRLRLANNLTLEELANRAYLTKGYISQLERDLTSPSITTLKDILDVLGEELADFFKEASPEKEFYPKSSRVITSDSTDTLRVELLVPGAQNRLMDPVLVTLSPREKTWEEISHEGEEFGFVLSGTVMLHLDKAKHTVHKGDCFYFKASKVHRVENIGKGIAKILWVVSPPIF